The Flavobacterium faecale genomic sequence GGATTCGGGAGAAGTGGTTTCGAATGACAAACTAACTTTCGACCCTGATCCAACCATGCAATATGCTTTTTGTTCGGACACACGCTATAATGAAGCGATTCTTCCGATTATTGAAGGCGTAGATGTATTGTATCATGAAGCCACATTTTTGGAATCAGAGAAAGCATTGGCTCAAAAAACGATGCATTCTACAGCAATAGAAGCGGCGACCATAGCGAAAAAAGCAAATGTAAAGAAATTGATTCTAGGACATTATTCCACCCGATATGAGTCTATAGATCTTTTTCAAAAAGAAGCAAAAACTGTTTTTGATAACGTAGTTTTGGGTGATGATGGCAAACAATTTGAATTTTAATCAATCATACAATCAAATTCGATTTTTAAGAAATTCGATTGTAAATTATAAAAGTAGCACTTATGAATGATTTAAGTAATTACAGAAAGTCTTATGAGAAGAGTGAATTATTAGAAACTTCTATACCGGAGGATCCTATCAATTTATTCAACAAATGGTTTCATGAGACCGAAGATTTTGAAGGTAGCAAAGCTGCAGGAGTTGAGGTTAACGCTATGACAGTTTCCACTTATGGTCTGGATGGTTTCCCGAAATCTAGAGTGGTACTTTTGAAAAAGTTTTCAGAAGAAGGATTTGTTTTCTATACCAATTACAACTCAGAAAAAGGAAAAGCAATACTAGAACATCCAAAAGTTTGTTTGTCTTTCTTTTGGCATGCTATGGAGCGTCAGGTAATTATAAAAGGGATTGCGAGTAAAGTAAGCGCGCAAGTTTCTGATAATTATTTTGACTCACGACCAGATGGCAGTAAATTGGGCGCTATGGTATCCAACCAAAGTGAAGTGATTCCGTCACGAGCTTTTTTAGAATCAGCATTAGAAAGTTTAGAATCAGCATTTGAAGGAAAAGAGATACCGCGTCCCGAACACTGGGGAGGATTTATAGTTACACCTGTTGAGGTAGAGTTTTGGCAAGGTAGACCCAATCGTTTGCACGACCGTATACGCTATAGCATTCAGGACGATTTCAATTGGAAAGTTGAACGTATGGCACCCTAAAATAGGTGCTTCGTAATTTTTATAAAATGGCTATTTCAATTTTTTGAAATAGCTTTTTTTTGCTGTAAAAGGTATGACCATGTAATCTAAGGTTGTAAGTGTTTTTTTTACTATTTTCTGGTAAAAATTACTCATGTGTAAGAAATAACGTTTTTTATTATTTATTTAACGTATTTAATCGAGTAAATTAGGTTTTTAAACGTTGTTTTATGTAAGTTTGAAATAACAAAAACAAAAACATTTTAAAGGATTTGCCCCACATCTGCTTTAAACTTAAACTACTAGATTATGAAATTAAATTTACTTAGAGTTGCCCTACTAGCAACAGTACTTTTTTCAATGAATTCCTGCTCCTCAGATACTGCAGAGGTAGCAAACTCAAACAACACATCAACAGTTTCATTAACAGCAAAAGATGTAACCTACAATTACAGCGATACTGAGTTGGCAACAATGGCCTTAATCAACGACTACCGTTTAAGCGTAGGGTTGAATGCTTTAGAAAAAATTAATCATATTTCGGTAAAATCAGAAGAGCATGATGAGTACATGATCACTAATAATGTTGTGAATCATAATAACTTTGTCGAAAGATCAGAAGACATTATTAAAGTTTTAGGAGCGAGAAGAGTAGGTGAAAACATTGCATACAATTTTGTTACTCCTGAATCAGTAGTTAAGGCTTGGCTAAATAGTCCTACACATAAAGAAAACATCGAAGGTGATTTTACACATTTCGGTATAGCAATAAAAGCAGATCCTGTTACAGGTAAAAAGTATTTTACTAATATTTTTGCAAAGATATAAACAATCGGGTTTATTAATTGAAGTGTATTTTTTAGATTCTGGATAAAGGTTGATAAGGTCGTAAGACTTTGTCAACCTTTTATCGTTTCTACAAAGTTTCAATAGTAACCGTTCTTATACCACTTAGGAATAGCACATATAAAGAGGGTGGAAGATTAACTTTGTATAGGCCAAAGAGACCTTTCGTTAGCGATAAATTAATAAACGCTGCTTATCATATGTTGAATGGCTACTGTTGTAAAATTATAAGACGCTACTTATTCTACAAGCTCTAGATAGTCTTTTACAGCTATAAGGTAAAGAATTAATTGCGACACCTGTCACTATTAATAAACATGATTGTAGTTATTTTCAAATTATTGAGATGCTAACTATTAGGTTTCCTGTTAAGTAACCTTCTGCATTATCATATTTACCTTAAAAATGACAATAACTAGGTTTTAAAATAAGAAATAGATTATTGATAAATAAAAAACATGTAGTTTATCGATAAAATAGTGTTTTTAGTCGTGTTTATGTGTATCTTTGATATATCAAAAAAGGAACACTAATCATTAAAGTTTTTGCCCCACATCTACTTTAAACTTAAACTACTTATTATGAAAAATTCTATACTTCGCATCGCATTATTAGCCACAGCCGTTTTCACAATGAACTCTTGTTCGTCTGATAATTCAGAGATAGTGGATTCTGCTATCACAACAAATGCAGCAGCAGCTAAAACAGTTAACTATACCTATAGTGATACTGAGTTGGCAACTATGGCTTTGATAAACGAATATCGTGTAAGTGTAGGATTGAATACTTTAGAAAAAATAAATTATATCTCGGTAAAATCAGAAGAGCATGATGAGTATATGATCGAATATAATGTAGTTAATCATAATGATTTTGCTGCTCGTTGCGAAAGTATTATAGATGCGTACAATGCAAAGAAAGTGGGAGAGAATGTAGCGTATAACTTTAACACACCAGAATCAGTTGTACAAGCGTGGATTAATAGTCCAGCGCACAAAGAAAATATAGTTGGCGATTATACACATTTCGGAATCGCAATAAAAGCAGATCCTGTGACGGGGAAAAAATATTTCACAAATATTTTTGCTAAAATATAATGGAGTTTAATTAATTGGTAATAAAGTTGTTTTTGTTTAAAAGGTTGACAAAGTAGTTTGATTTGTCAACCTTTTTTTATGCGTTATCGTTAACTCGATACATAGTATTTTTGATAGAATCAAATTTTACTTTCCGAAAATAGGATTACTAACAACATTCCTTACTCTTTATAAATAAGGAAGATTGCGGTATAGCCAACCTCTCTTATAGTTTCGATTACATTCAGTCAAATAAAGAGGTTCCAGTGTTAGAACCTTTTTCTGTTTTATGTCGATAGATAAAAATGGAGGTATAACCACCTGTAGACAACCAGAAAATTTAATTTCCGAATGCAATCACCTATTTTTAAATAAGAAATATACTAACATAAAGAAAAAAACATGTAGTTTATCTATAAAATAGTGTTTTTAGTCGTGTTTGTGTATATCTTTTATATATCAAAAAAGGAACATTAATCATTAAAGTTTTTGCCCCACATCTACTTTAAACTTAAACTACTTATTATGAAAAATTCTATCCTTCGCATCGCATTATTAGCCGCAGCCGTTTTCACAATGAACTCTTGTTCGTCTGATAATTCAGAGATAGTAGATTCTGCTATCACAACGCCTGCAGCAACAGCCAAAGTAGTTAATTATACGTATAATGATACTGAGTTGGCAACAATGGCTTTGATAAACGAATATCGTGTAAGTGTAGGATTGAATCCTTTAGAAAAAATAAATCATATCTCAGTAAAATCAGAGGAGCATGATGATTATATGATCGAAAATAATGTAGTTAATCATAATAATTTTGTAGCTCGTTCAGAAGATATCGTAAAAGTTTTGAGTGCTAAAAGAGTAGGGGAAAATGTAGCTTATAATTTTAACACACCAGAAGCAGTAGTAAAAGCTTGGATCAATAGTCCAGGGCATAAAGAAAATATCGTTGGAGATTTCACTCATTTCGGAATCGCTATAAAAGCAGATCCTGTAACGGGGAAAAAATATTTCACAAATATTTTTGCTAAAATATAATGGAGTTTAATTAATTGGTAATAAAGTTGTTTTTGTTTAAAAGGTTGACAAAGTAGTTTGATTTGTCAACCTTTTTTTATGCTTTATAGTCAACTCGATACATATTATTTTTGATAGAATCTAATTCTACTTTACGAAAATAGGACTACTTGAAATTTCATACATAGATTAGACAATAAAAACTATTTCCAATTACTGTAGGTAGTAACGATAAATCATTTAATCAACGTAGACTAGCTCCTATATCAGTTGAACCAATATGTGTTATGACATATCAACCAAATTAAATTGTCACTTTCGAAAAAAGCAAAACAAAATTCTATAGTTAAAAGTAAACAGCCTGATCAAGTTCGGGGTTCTGACATACTTTACATTATAAAATAAAAAAAGCCTGCAAATCGTTGGATTTGCAGGCTTAACTTTTTATGTGGGGAGAGTAGGATTTGAACCTAATCGGCTGAACCCTTATCTTTACTGCATTTTTCTTTAGTGTTTCAAATTATCTTTTCTGCATTTATAAATTAGCATGATATTTTTGATTTAAAAGTTCGATTGTAAATAATTTAAAGGTAGTCCATATATTGAAATTAAGTTATTATGAACAATTCAAGGTGTTGAGAAAGAGGCTCCGTAACCTTTATGAAAATGCCATAAATATATAAGAGGCACACTATATCAAGTGATCTTTAAAATCTTCTACAGTAGCACAGTTTAGTTGCTCCATTACTTGTTGTAATTCCGTTTTCAATAAGGACATAGTGTGATTCCCACCTTTTTTACCAAGCGCGGCTACACCGTACATGAAAGAACGCCCCATGAAGGTAAACTTAGCACCACACGCCATAGCTCTTGCTACGTCTGGTCCAGAGCGTACACCACTATCCATCATGATTTCGATTTGGTCACCATATTTGGCTACCAATCTTTTTAATGAATTAATAGAGGATTCTCCTGCATCCAGTTGACGACCACCGTGATTAGAAACAATAACCCCGTCTATACCTAAACGAATAGCTTCTTCGATATCTTCTTCAGATGCAACACCTTTAAGAACCAATTTACCTTTCCACATATCTCTAATCGGCTTAATTTTAGCCTCATTAAGACGTCCAGAAAAAGTATCGTTCATAAACTTCCCTAATTGTTTTAAATCTAAACCTTTAGGCATATAAGGCAATAGATTTGCAAAACCAGGTTGGCCATGGATCAAGGTCTGAATGGCCCATTCTGGTTTACCCATAACTTGCAGAATGTTTGCTACCGACATTTTTGGAGGCATAGCCAATCCATTTCTCACATCTCTTGGTCTACAACCAAAGGTTGGAACATCACACAAAATCACTAAAACGGGACATTCTGCGGCTGCTGCTCTTTTTATTAGATCATCTCGTAAAGCATCTTTGGCAGGATGATATAGTTGAAACCAAGACTTTCCTTCGGTGATTTCGCTAATACGTTCTATATTACTAGTTGTTACCGTACTTAATACAAAAGGGACATTGTGTTCAAATGCTGCTTTTGCTAATATTTCGGTAGCATTTGGCCACATCAATCCTTGCAATCCTACAGGTGCGATTCCAAACGGAGCATCGTATTCAATTCCAAACAATTTGGTTTTCATACTTGACCCATTATGATTTCTAAGGTAATTAGGTTTTAATTGAACATCTCTTAATTCAGAAGTGTTTCTGTGTAAGTTGACGTCTTCATTACATCCACCGTCAAGGTATTCGAAAGCAAATCTAGGAATCTTTTTTTGCGCCTTATTTCTTAAATCGTCTATAGATGGGTATCTAGAATCTAATTGTGCTGCCATACTAGTTATTTTGGTTGTTATATTGGATTGGTCTTTTTCGAAAAGGAAACTATTCGTTAGAAAGCGTCATTACTTTTCAATTAGATTACAATATTACAAGGAATAACAAAGCAATACTTCCTAATACTTGACTAAAACCAATACTATTTTTGCTTTAATTGAAATTAGTGTGTTTTAATTGCAATTTAATAGGTGTTTTTAATCGGAAATGGATTTGTTTACCATTATTTATGAGTAGCTAAACACTATCCTTTTTATGTTCTTTTACGTAAATCGAAGGAGTGCAATTCATGATTAATTTGAATTGTCTATTGAAATTTGATATGTTATTAAAGCCACATTCGTAACAAATAGTAGTGATGTTCGATTTATCTTCAAGTAACAATTTACAAGCATAGCCAATACGAATTTCGGATAGATATCTGGAGAAATTTTTACGGTTCAGTCGTTTAAAGAACCGACTAAATGCCGAGGTATTCATGTGGGCTATTTGCGCAACTTCTTCAAGCGTGATAGGCTTATTAAAATTCTTGAAAATATAAGCTTGTACTTTGTCCTGGGTTTCGTTTTTTGTTTCTTTAAATGAATTGACAAAACCATGACTAGCTAAACTCTTTGTTTCTTGGTGCTTTGCAAGGTCGTTAAGAATGTTGATAAACGACATTGTTTTTTCAAAACCTTTTTTGTCCAACATGTTTTGGATGTCTACAATAAGATTCTGATTTACGTTTAAAAACTTCAAACCCAATTTTGCTCTATTAAATAAATCTAAAATGTGATTCATCTCAGGCGTTTCAAAAAACGAACTTCCTAAATAATCTTTCTTAAAATGGATGGCAATTGCTTTTGCTGATTCATCAGGATTTTGCTGAAAATAATCTTCATCATTCAGCCACATATGTGGTAGATTTTCACCGATTAAAATAATATCTGCTACTTCAAATTTTTCGATACTATCACCCACAAAGCAGCTTCCTTCACTTTTTAATATGACTACCAGCTCTAGTTCTGGATGGTAGTGCCATATTTTTAAAAAATAGGGGTAGTCATTCAGTTTAGTGGTAAAGGAACTATCGTTGAGGTTGCTTCGGTCTAATAAATGAAGTTTCATACTGGGTTTTAAATAATAATATGCAGCAATTTACAATTATTGTTTAATTACAGCAAAAATAGTATCGGAATAAGGCATTTTTAAGAAAGTCGAAAATTTAAAAGTCGAAAATTTAAAAGTCGTAAAGTCAAAAGTACAAATCAAATGGATAACTGTTACAAATCAATTCACTCTATTGCTTTATCAACTTTCAAAATGCGATCTTTCCCCATATTTAGTACTTATAATGCAATCAATTGGGAAAAATTATAATTTAGGTCTGTTAGACTTTTATCTTTTTTTATGTTCAAACGCGTCATCTTTAAGGGCTAATTTTCTTTGGGAGTAGTATGTTCTTTATCGATTCAAAGTACATCGCTGATCGTCAAACTAATTTTTATCTTTTCGAACCGAATATATCTATTACCTTTTTTTATTTCAAAATATAGAAATAGACGCTAAATACATCAATTGTTGCTGAATATGCTTCAAATGTTGTTGTTGTTGTGCGCTTGGCTGAGGTATATTTACAATCCGGTTATTATGTAATTCCTATGTATTGGGTTTTAAAATTGTTGTATTCTAAAATTTAGATATAAAATAATGTAAAAACTGCTATCTGGAAGAAGACAAGAGGCTTTTCAGGATTTGCGAATACTGCAAAGGCATACAAATGTTGCATCTTGGAGCCTTTCTAATTGAATGACTTAAATAATTGTGGGCAGACGATCAAAACGGTCGGAGATAATATATAAAAATTAAATAATTAAACTATAAACTAATGAATAAGCAACTTCATACCCTTTCGTTTGCTTTGCTCTTTGTCGTAACAAGCGGAATTGCGCAAACAAAAAAACATCTGGACACCTCTAAACCTGTAGAAGAACGCATTACTCTTTTAATGAAAGAAATGACATTGGAAGAAAAGGTAGGTCAGATGAATCAATATAATGGTTCGTGGGATTTTACAGGTCCTAAACCAGTAGGAGGATCTGAAGAGGAGAAATACGAGCACATCAAAAAAGGATGGGTAGGTTCTTTATTAAGTGTTCGCGGAGTAAAAGAAGTTCGAGCGGTACAAAAAATTGCTGTAGAGCAAACGCGATTAGGTATTCCGTTGATTTTTGGTTTTGATGTGATTCATGGATACAAAACATTAAGTCCGATTCCGCTTGCCGAAGCTGCAAGTTGGGATTTATTGGCGATAAAAAACTCGGCTCGTGTTGCTGCTGACGAAGCGGCGTCGTCTGGATTGAACTGGACTTTTGGTCCTAATGTAGATATTGCAAACGATGCAAGATGGGGACGTGTTATGGAAGGCGCTGGTGAAGATCCTTATTTAGGAAGCAAAATTGCCAGTGCCAGAGTAAAAGGTTTTCAAGGTGATCGATTGGACGATTTTACAACCATTGCCGCTTGTGCAAAACACTTTGCAGGTTACGGATTTGTAGAAGCTGGAAAAGAGTACAACATTGTTGATATGAGTAACTCTAAATTATACAATTCAGTTTTGCCTCCTTTTAAAGCTGCTGTAGATGCAGGAGTACGTACGTTTATGAATTCGTTTAATACCCTGAACGGGGTTCCAGCAACTGGAAATAGCTTTTTGCAAAGAGATATTTTGAAAGGTGCTTGGGGATTTAATGGCTTTGTGGTTTCTGACTGGGCTTCTATCGCTGAAATGATTACTCATGGTTATGCTGCAGACGGTGCAGATGCTGCAAAAAAAGCGGCGATCGCAGGATCTGATATGGATATGGAATCACATATTTATGTAGCTGAATTAGTTTCATTAGTAAAAAAAGGAGTAGTAAAAGAGTCGGTAATTGATGATGCTACACGCAGAATTCTACGTGTAAAATTTGAATTAGGTTTATTTGATGATCCTTATAAATATTGTGACGAAGCTCGTGAGAAAGCAAGTATTGGTAGCAAAGCACACAACGATGATGTGTTAGATATGGCAAAAAAATCTATTGTTTTGCTTAAAAATGAAAAAAATCTATTGCCATTGAAGCAATCAGGAGCAAAGATTGCTTTGATTGGTGCGTTGGCTAGTGATAAAAATAGTCCTTTAGGTAGTTGGCGTATTGGCGCAGACGATAATACGGCTGTATCTGTACTTGAAGGAATGCAACAGTATAAAAACAACAGTTTGGTTTATGCTAAAGGAACAGAGGTTGCGACCAACAAGCAAGTTTTTGTGAACGAAGTTGAAATTAATTCAACTGATTTTTCTGGATTTGAAGCAGCAAAAAAAGCGGCAAAAGAAGCAGAAGTAGTAGTGATGGTTTTGGGAGAAATTGGTTTTCAAAGTGGTGAAGGTCGTAGTAGAACAGAACTTGGTTTGCCAGGGAACCAACAACAATTATTAGAAGAGATCTACAAAGTGAATCCAAATATCGTTTTGGTTTTAAACAACGGACGTCCTTTGTCATTGCCTTGGGCAGCTGAAAATATTCCAGCTATTGTTGAAGGATGGCAATTGGGAACGCAATCTGGTAATGCGATTGCTCAAGTACTTTATGGCGATTACAACCCAAGCGGAAAATTACCTATGTCTTTCCCAAGAAACGTAGGACAATGTCCAATTTATTACAATTCATACAACACGGGTAGACCGGTGAATAAAGAAAGTAATGTATTCTGGTCACATTATAGTGATGTAGAAAAAACACCTTTATATCCTTTTGGTTTTGGATTAAGCTACACTTCTTTCGAATATAAAAATTTGAAATTGAGTAATAGCTCTTATAAAAAAGGAGACAAAATTGAAGTTTCAGTAGAGGTTTCCAACACTGGAAATTTAGATGGAAAAGAAGTGGTACAGTTGTACATCAATGATGTTGCAGCAAGCATTGTTCGACCAGTAAAAGAATTGAAAGGTTTTGAGTTAGTTGCCTTGAAAAAAGGAGAAACCAAAACTGTAAAATTCACTTTAACAGAACAAGAATTAGGATTTTATGACAATCAAGGGAAGTTTTTAGTAGAACCTGGAGCTTTCAATGTCATGGTAGGATGGAATTCTAACGAAGGACTTACACTCAAATTTGAACTAAAATAGTGCTGAAAACGCCAATGTAATCCTAGTTTAGCCCACAACAATAGCCTGATTGTTTAAGCAAATACTAACCTGAGTTCGATTAATTACAACATAATTGATCGAGCTTGGGTTTTTGGCATATATAGAAATTTTGTACCTTCAGCAAGAGCCAATCAGTTTTGTTTTTGTACTATTGCTTGCCCCAATTTACACTTATTATTTTCGAATACAATTTTGATACGTATTATAACTATGTCCAATACCTTACGCTACTACCTATTTACCGTTCTTTCATTACTTTCGAGCGTTGTTTTTGCACAAGATAAATTTGAAAACTACCAATTTCAGAGCATTCAAGAAGCAAGTTCGCAAAGAGCAATTTCGTCGATAATCCAAGATAAAAACGGTTTAATTTGGGTTGGGACTAATGGTGCAGGGCTCTATCGTTATGATGGAGTGCACTACAACATGTATGGATACAACGCAAAAGTTGAAGGTACAATAAATAGTAATTTGATTTATAGTACGTATGTAGACAGTAAAAATGACTTATGGATAGGTACAGATGAGGGCTTGTGCAGGTACAATAGGGATCTCGATAATTTTACCAAAATTAACATTCAAGATATTGTAGCAAAAGGCTATGACGAACCTATATCTGTCAAAACCATTAACGAGGACAATCACGGAAATTTAATCATAGGAACCTTTGGCTTTGGTGTTTTTAAAATGAATACTAAAACATTGCAAGTAGCACTGATTCAGTCGCCTTTACTCAAGCGGTCCAACATACAAGTCAATTGCTCTGTAAAAAATAAGCAAGGAACTATTTTCTTAGGAACTGGTTATGGGCTTTTTTCTATTGATTATAAGGGAGTTGTAGCACAAGTATATAAAGATAGATTTAAAAAAGAACCTATAAATCTTGAAATTGAAAGTCTAGCTGTTGATAGCTTTGGGTTTTTGTGGGTAGGGACGACCAATCAAGGTTTGTTGCGAATTAAAACAGATGCGGATAATTATCAGTTCGAAATTTTTCCGGTGACTAAGAATAATATTTTGGCTTTAATCCAAAGCAAAAGTGGAGACATTGTTTGCGGTACAGAGAATGAAGGACTGCTCATTGTGAATCACAAAGGGCAGATTGTTAAGCAATTTTTACACAGTAAATACAATAATTTTAGTCTTAAATCCAATTCTGTTTGGTCACTATTTCAAGATAAAGAAAAGCGATTGTGGTTGGGTTACTACAATAAAGGTTTAGGGATTTTTTCCAAACCCAACAACAAGTTCATGGCGGTAGAGTCGCTCCTGAATAATGAAAATTCCCTTCAAACAAGTTCTGTTACTGGTGTCGTGCGTAACAAGGCAGGTAAATTGTTAATCAGTACTGAAGGTGGCGGACTCGATATTTATGATACCACTAACAAGAAATTTATTCATGTGAATAAAAAGAGTCAAGGTTATTATTCGGGTTTAAACTCAGAAGATATACAGACTGTATTTGTAGATAGTAAGCAAAATTTATGGTTGGGTAGTTGGAGCGGAGGTATTTACTTTCTAAAAAACGGAAGCAATAAATTTGTGAATTATAACACTGCAAATACTTCGGGCTTAAAGTCCAATCGTGTTTTTAGCTTTTCAGAAGATGCTAGTGGTCGTATTTGGATTGGTAGTTTTATACAAGGACTACATTATTATGACCCAGCAAAAGGTGCTTTTGTACATTGCGAGGCTAAACCTTTTGCAGCAAGTGCACTCGATGTAGCCTACGTTCGAAAAGTATTTGTAGATTCAGACAATGACATTTGGGTGGGAACAATTTTAGGACTCTACAAAGTTCATGTGGAGAATCAAAATAGTTTTCAAGTAACCTCTATGCGCGAGGCGATGTTCAAAAACATGACCAAGCATAACAGTATTCAAACTATTTTGTCGGTTTATGAATCGAATGATAAGATGATTTGGATAGGGACAGATGGCGGTGGTTTATTTAGTTATAATAAAAAAACGAAAGTCTTTACTAATTACAATGATTTTCCAGGTTTTAAAGAAAGGTCTGTGCGCGCTATTATATCAGACAATAATGGATGCTTATGGGTGAGTGGCGGACTAGGTTTGACGAAAATTGATTTTAAAAACAAAATAAGCACCAATTTTACCAAGGATGACGGACTCATTGTAAATGAGTTTAACAACAATGCCGTTTTTAAAGATGCTAACGGACTACTGTATTTTGGGAGTTATGAAGGGATGAATTATTTTAATCCGAATCAAATCAAAAAAACAGATAAGTCACCCAGTTTGTACTTAAGTGATTTTAAAATATTCAATAAATCAGTGAGCCCAAATGATGAAGGTTCACCGTTGATAAAGGTTATTTCGCAGACCAAAGAATTAGAACTTAATTACACCCAGTCTGTTTTTTCTATTGAATATGTAGGGATCAATTACAATTTTTTAAAAAAGAACCAATACGCTTATTATCTAGAAGGTTTTGAAAAAGACTGGAATTATGTAGGTAGTAACCGTGTGGCAACCTATACCAACCTTGCGCCAGGAGATTATGTATTCAAAGTGAAAGCGGCTAATTCAGATGGATCATGGACACAAAATCCTCTCGAATTGAAGATCAATGTCTTACCACCTTGGTGGAAATCAATTTGGGCTTATCTTGTTTATGCTCTAATAGTGTTTGGGGTTATTTTGTATCTCAACAAAATATATCAAAATCGTTTTAAGGCCAAGCAAGCTATTTTATTCGAAAAAGAAAAAATTCACCAGCTAGAGAAATTGAATGCTAAAAAATTGCAATTTTTCACTAACATTTCGCATGAATTTAGAACACCTTTGACCTTAATTATTAATCCGTTAGAGGATTTGTTGCGAACAAAAAAACTTTCGCCAGAGATTCATAGTAAGTTGGTTACGATTCATAAAAGTTCCGACCGACTTTCGAGATTAATTAATGAATTGATGGATTTTAATAAGTTTCAGTTCAATAAAGTCTTTCTACAAGTCAAGAAAATTGAGCTCGTTGCTTTTACTGAAGAGGTGATTAGCTATTTTGATGAAGAAGCGAATACTCGTAATATAACAATTGAATTCAATCCCTCGGTAGAGCGCTTGGTAGACTGGTTGGATCCAAAAATGGTGGAGAAAATTATTTTCAATATCATTTCCAATGCCTTCAAATTCACGCCCGATGATGGTTTTATTCGAATAGGAATTGACAAAGTAGAAGCGGAGCATTCATTGATTATTGATGGCGAGAAGGTGCCTACTTTTTCGATTACCATAAAAGACACCGGATCTGGAATTCAGAAGAAGGATATTAACAGAATCTTTGACCGATTTTACCAAGTCAATAGCTTGAATAAAGTGTATTATGGTAGCACCGGAATTGGTCTCGAGGTCGTAAAAGAGTTTGTAGAACTGCATAAAGGAAAAATTACTGTCGAAAGTCAGGTAGGAGAGGGAACAGAATTTAAGGT encodes the following:
- the pdxH gene encoding pyridoxamine 5'-phosphate oxidase, producing the protein MNDLSNYRKSYEKSELLETSIPEDPINLFNKWFHETEDFEGSKAAGVEVNAMTVSTYGLDGFPKSRVVLLKKFSEEGFVFYTNYNSEKGKAILEHPKVCLSFFWHAMERQVIIKGIASKVSAQVSDNYFDSRPDGSKLGAMVSNQSEVIPSRAFLESALESLESAFEGKEIPRPEHWGGFIVTPVEVEFWQGRPNRLHDRIRYSIQDDFNWKVERMAP
- a CDS encoding CAP domain-containing protein, which gives rise to MKLNLLRVALLATVLFSMNSCSSDTAEVANSNNTSTVSLTAKDVTYNYSDTELATMALINDYRLSVGLNALEKINHISVKSEEHDEYMITNNVVNHNNFVERSEDIIKVLGARRVGENIAYNFVTPESVVKAWLNSPTHKENIEGDFTHFGIAIKADPVTGKKYFTNIFAKI
- a CDS encoding CAP domain-containing protein, which translates into the protein MKNSILRIALLATAVFTMNSCSSDNSEIVDSAITTNAAAAKTVNYTYSDTELATMALINEYRVSVGLNTLEKINYISVKSEEHDEYMIEYNVVNHNDFAARCESIIDAYNAKKVGENVAYNFNTPESVVQAWINSPAHKENIVGDYTHFGIAIKADPVTGKKYFTNIFAKI
- a CDS encoding CAP domain-containing protein encodes the protein MKNSILRIALLAAAVFTMNSCSSDNSEIVDSAITTPAATAKVVNYTYNDTELATMALINEYRVSVGLNPLEKINHISVKSEEHDDYMIENNVVNHNNFVARSEDIVKVLSAKRVGENVAYNFNTPEAVVKAWINSPGHKENIVGDFTHFGIAIKADPVTGKKYFTNIFAKI
- a CDS encoding alpha-hydroxy acid oxidase; its protein translation is MAAQLDSRYPSIDDLRNKAQKKIPRFAFEYLDGGCNEDVNLHRNTSELRDVQLKPNYLRNHNGSSMKTKLFGIEYDAPFGIAPVGLQGLMWPNATEILAKAAFEHNVPFVLSTVTTSNIERISEITEGKSWFQLYHPAKDALRDDLIKRAAAAECPVLVILCDVPTFGCRPRDVRNGLAMPPKMSVANILQVMGKPEWAIQTLIHGQPGFANLLPYMPKGLDLKQLGKFMNDTFSGRLNEAKIKPIRDMWKGKLVLKGVASEEDIEEAIRLGIDGVIVSNHGGRQLDAGESSINSLKRLVAKYGDQIEIMMDSGVRSGPDVARAMACGAKFTFMGRSFMYGVAALGKKGGNHTMSLLKTELQQVMEQLNCATVEDFKDHLI
- a CDS encoding AraC family transcriptional regulator yields the protein MKLHLLDRSNLNDSSFTTKLNDYPYFLKIWHYHPELELVVILKSEGSCFVGDSIEKFEVADIILIGENLPHMWLNDEDYFQQNPDESAKAIAIHFKKDYLGSSFFETPEMNHILDLFNRAKLGLKFLNVNQNLIVDIQNMLDKKGFEKTMSFINILNDLAKHQETKSLASHGFVNSFKETKNETQDKVQAYIFKNFNKPITLEEVAQIAHMNTSAFSRFFKRLNRKNFSRYLSEIRIGYACKLLLEDKSNITTICYECGFNNISNFNRQFKLIMNCTPSIYVKEHKKDSV
- the bglX gene encoding beta-glucosidase BglX, producing the protein MNKQLHTLSFALLFVVTSGIAQTKKHLDTSKPVEERITLLMKEMTLEEKVGQMNQYNGSWDFTGPKPVGGSEEEKYEHIKKGWVGSLLSVRGVKEVRAVQKIAVEQTRLGIPLIFGFDVIHGYKTLSPIPLAEAASWDLLAIKNSARVAADEAASSGLNWTFGPNVDIANDARWGRVMEGAGEDPYLGSKIASARVKGFQGDRLDDFTTIAACAKHFAGYGFVEAGKEYNIVDMSNSKLYNSVLPPFKAAVDAGVRTFMNSFNTLNGVPATGNSFLQRDILKGAWGFNGFVVSDWASIAEMITHGYAADGADAAKKAAIAGSDMDMESHIYVAELVSLVKKGVVKESVIDDATRRILRVKFELGLFDDPYKYCDEAREKASIGSKAHNDDVLDMAKKSIVLLKNEKNLLPLKQSGAKIALIGALASDKNSPLGSWRIGADDNTAVSVLEGMQQYKNNSLVYAKGTEVATNKQVFVNEVEINSTDFSGFEAAKKAAKEAEVVVMVLGEIGFQSGEGRSRTELGLPGNQQQLLEEIYKVNPNIVLVLNNGRPLSLPWAAENIPAIVEGWQLGTQSGNAIAQVLYGDYNPSGKLPMSFPRNVGQCPIYYNSYNTGRPVNKESNVFWSHYSDVEKTPLYPFGFGLSYTSFEYKNLKLSNSSYKKGDKIEVSVEVSNTGNLDGKEVVQLYINDVAASIVRPVKELKGFELVALKKGETKTVKFTLTEQELGFYDNQGKFLVEPGAFNVMVGWNSNEGLTLKFELK